One window from the genome of Streptomyces sp. NBC_00708 encodes:
- a CDS encoding Na+/H+ antiporter produces the protein MDALPLVALVAGSAATAGLARRTPVPAPLLLVAAGLIASYVPGVPTYTLDAHIVLPLLLPPLLYTAAVDSSYLDLRANLRPVALLSVGYVLFATVAVGWLAYLLVPDLPLTAALVLGAVIAPPDAVTAAAIARRVGLPARVTTILQGESLVNDATAITAYKVALAAAVGEGISWGAGAGEFLLASVGGVGVGLLLMVPLHWLRTHLKEPLLQNTLSLLIPFVAYAAAERVHASGVLAVVVVALYLGHRSWQVDFATRLQEAAVWKMVAFVLESAVFALIGLQLPFVLKGLGTYSVTEALGYAVLVFLAVVVVRFVWVYPATYLPRWLSRRIRERESGTDWTSPLIVGWAGMRGVVSLAIAFSVPLVTADGTAFPARNLVLFLTFTTVIGTLVVQGLTLPVLVRVLKLPGRDRQAETLAEAQAQNEASTAAEARLDDLLTDERNRLPEPLADRLRTVLERRRNAVWERLGAANPITGESADDTYRRLAGEMIETEREVFVRLRDARRIDDEMMRTLLRRLDLEEAAAYREESS, from the coding sequence ATGGACGCATTGCCCCTGGTGGCGCTGGTCGCGGGCAGCGCCGCGACGGCGGGACTCGCCCGCCGCACGCCGGTTCCCGCCCCTCTGCTGCTGGTCGCCGCCGGGCTGATCGCCTCGTACGTGCCGGGCGTGCCGACGTACACCCTGGACGCGCACATCGTGCTCCCGCTGCTGCTGCCGCCCCTGCTCTACACGGCCGCCGTGGACAGCTCCTATCTCGATCTGCGGGCCAACCTGCGGCCCGTGGCGCTGCTGTCGGTCGGCTACGTGCTGTTCGCGACGGTCGCGGTGGGCTGGCTGGCGTATCTGCTGGTGCCCGATCTGCCGCTGACCGCCGCGCTGGTGCTCGGGGCCGTGATCGCCCCGCCGGACGCCGTCACCGCCGCGGCCATCGCCCGCCGGGTGGGGCTGCCCGCGCGCGTCACGACGATCCTCCAGGGCGAATCCCTGGTGAACGACGCCACCGCGATCACCGCGTACAAGGTGGCGCTCGCCGCCGCCGTGGGCGAGGGCATCAGCTGGGGCGCGGGGGCGGGGGAATTCCTGCTGGCCTCGGTCGGCGGTGTCGGGGTCGGTCTGCTGCTCATGGTGCCGCTGCACTGGCTGCGCACCCACCTGAAGGAGCCGCTGCTCCAGAACACCCTGTCGCTCCTGATCCCGTTCGTGGCGTACGCGGCGGCCGAGCGCGTGCACGCCTCGGGGGTGCTCGCCGTGGTCGTCGTCGCGCTCTACCTGGGCCACCGCTCCTGGCAGGTCGACTTCGCCACCCGGCTCCAGGAGGCCGCCGTCTGGAAGATGGTCGCCTTCGTCCTGGAGTCCGCCGTGTTCGCCCTGATCGGTCTCCAGCTGCCGTTCGTGCTCAAGGGGCTCGGCACGTACTCCGTGACGGAGGCCCTCGGGTACGCGGTGCTGGTCTTCCTGGCCGTGGTCGTGGTGCGCTTCGTCTGGGTCTACCCGGCCACTTACCTGCCCCGGTGGCTGTCGCGGCGCATCAGGGAACGGGAATCCGGCACGGACTGGACCTCGCCGCTGATCGTGGGCTGGGCCGGGATGCGCGGGGTCGTCTCGCTCGCCATCGCCTTCTCCGTCCCGCTCGTCACGGCCGACGGCACGGCCTTCCCGGCCCGCAACCTGGTGCTCTTCCTGACGTTCACCACCGTCATCGGCACCCTGGTCGTCCAGGGGCTCACCCTGCCGGTCCTGGTGCGGGTGCTGAAGCTGCCGGGCCGCGACCGCCAGGCCGAGACCCTCGCCGAGGCGCAGGCCCAGAACGAGGCGTCCACGGCCGCCGAGGCCCGCCTGGACGACCTGCTCACCGATGAGCGCAACCGGCTGCCCGAACCGCTGGCCGACCGGCTGCGCACGGTGCTGGAACGCCGCCGCAACGCCGTGTGGGAACGCCTCGGCGCGGCCAACCCCATCACCGGCGAGTCGGCGGACGACACCTACCGGCGCCTGGCCGGCGAGATGATCGAGACCGAGCGCGAGGTCTTCGTTCGGCTGCGGGACGCGCGCCGGATCGACGACGAGATGATGCGGACCCTGCTGCGCCGCCTGGACCTGGAGGAGGCGGCGGCCTACCGGGAGGAGTCGTCCTAG
- a CDS encoding family 2 encapsulin nanocompartment cargo protein polyprenyl transferase yields MTRTDAATEGNEAAALLEYTRSLVDPHLRAAVASLPGSIRRVAMYHFGWQHADGSPAAGGAGKAIRPALVLAATRALGGDPGQAVRAAVAVELVHNFTLLHDDVIDEDHTRRHRPTAWTVFGIPDAVIAGDAMLALAQRLLAEDGRAMSPLASARLSTCVIELCAGQQADCAFEERDPDQVSLDECLTMATAKTGALLGCACALGALYAGADERSVGAMDGFGREAGLAFQLIDDLIGIWGDPAQTGKPVGADLSAHKKSLPVVAALTAGGPAAAELAELYRGPMNTRAEVVRASEAVDRAGGRDWAQSCAGDRMARAVHHLSRAVPDLSHAGDLLALLEFVTRRTH; encoded by the coding sequence ATGACCCGAACAGACGCCGCGACCGAGGGCAACGAGGCCGCGGCCCTGCTGGAGTACACCCGGAGCCTCGTCGACCCGCACCTGCGGGCGGCGGTCGCCTCCCTGCCCGGCTCGATCCGGCGGGTCGCGATGTACCACTTCGGCTGGCAGCACGCCGACGGCAGCCCGGCGGCGGGCGGCGCGGGCAAGGCGATCAGACCCGCGCTCGTCCTGGCGGCCACCCGCGCGCTGGGCGGCGACCCCGGACAGGCCGTACGGGCGGCCGTCGCCGTGGAGCTCGTCCACAACTTCACCCTGCTGCACGACGACGTCATCGACGAGGACCACACCCGCCGCCACCGGCCCACCGCCTGGACGGTGTTCGGGATCCCGGACGCCGTCATCGCCGGCGACGCCATGCTGGCCCTCGCCCAGCGGCTGCTCGCCGAGGACGGCAGGGCGATGTCGCCGCTCGCCTCGGCCCGGCTCTCGACATGTGTCATCGAGCTGTGCGCGGGCCAGCAGGCGGACTGCGCCTTCGAGGAGCGCGACCCGGACCAGGTCTCGCTCGACGAGTGCCTGACCATGGCGACGGCGAAGACGGGCGCGCTGCTCGGCTGCGCCTGTGCGTTGGGCGCGCTCTACGCGGGCGCCGACGAGCGGTCGGTCGGGGCCATGGACGGCTTCGGCCGGGAGGCGGGGCTCGCCTTCCAGCTGATCGACGACCTGATCGGCATCTGGGGGGACCCGGCCCAGACCGGGAAGCCGGTCGGCGCGGATCTCAGCGCCCACAAGAAGTCGCTGCCCGTGGTGGCCGCGCTCACCGCGGGCGGCCCGGCCGCGGCGGAGCTCGCCGAGCTGTACCGGGGGCCGATGAACACGCGCGCCGAGGTGGTCCGGGCCTCTGAGGCGGTGGACCGGGCCGGCGGCCGGGACTGGGCGCAGAGCTGCGCCGGGGACCGGATGGCACGTGCCGTGCACCATCTGTCTCGCGCGGTCCCCGACCTCTCGCACGCGGGCGACCTGCTCGCACTGCTGGAGTTCGTCACGCGCCGCACGCACTGA
- a CDS encoding DUF1648 domain-containing protein produces the protein MNRRSVGRAALAALPFLLALAVDLLLFATRRDRLPDQLASHFVGNGRVDDYAGRTSYLVVTTLVLLGTGLLWTVMAWAGKFTGRAYRMTVAFGYAVAGFLGHLLAVVLLINVDAPEDAQGRGQDVTFPMWHLAVAVGVGAVAYGIGHLAAALGPGPEPVEAAAPGGNGERIALAAGEVAGWARGAGSWWLPLTALLVLGAGVVLLFTATWPAALPALVLGLLLATFSRPYVTVDRRGIIVSGLLPRPRVRVPLDRIEAASSREISPLTEYGGWGYRIRPGRTGVIIRSGEGIVARLANGREFAVTVDDSATAAALLNTLIDQRRTDH, from the coding sequence ATGAACCGGAGATCCGTCGGCCGCGCGGCCCTCGCCGCCCTGCCGTTCCTGCTCGCACTCGCCGTCGACCTGCTGCTCTTCGCCACCCGCCGCGACCGGCTGCCCGATCAGCTGGCCAGCCACTTCGTGGGCAACGGCCGGGTGGACGACTACGCCGGCCGGACCTCGTACCTGGTCGTCACCACGCTTGTGCTGCTCGGCACCGGCCTCCTGTGGACGGTGATGGCGTGGGCCGGAAAGTTCACCGGCCGGGCGTACCGCATGACGGTTGCCTTCGGGTACGCCGTCGCCGGCTTCCTCGGCCACCTCCTGGCGGTCGTGCTGCTCATCAACGTGGACGCTCCCGAGGACGCGCAGGGCCGGGGCCAGGACGTCACCTTCCCCATGTGGCACCTGGCCGTGGCCGTCGGCGTGGGCGCCGTCGCGTACGGCATCGGGCACCTGGCGGCCGCGCTGGGCCCCGGCCCCGAACCGGTCGAGGCCGCCGCACCGGGCGGGAACGGCGAGCGCATCGCGCTGGCCGCCGGGGAGGTCGCCGGCTGGGCCCGCGGCGCCGGGTCCTGGTGGCTGCCGCTCACCGCGCTCCTGGTCCTCGGCGCCGGCGTCGTCCTGCTGTTCACGGCGACCTGGCCCGCCGCCCTGCCGGCCCTCGTCCTCGGGCTGCTGCTGGCGACCTTCTCCCGTCCGTACGTGACCGTGGACCGGCGCGGGATCATCGTTTCCGGGCTGCTGCCCCGGCCGCGCGTGCGGGTGCCGCTGGACCGGATCGAGGCGGCGTCCAGCCGGGAGATCAGCCCGCTCACCGAGTACGGCGGCTGGGGCTACCGCATCCGCCCCGGACGCACCGGTGTCATCATTCGCTCGGGGGAGGGCATCGTGGCGCGCCTGGCGAACGGCCGGGAGTTCGCGGTGACGGTGGACGACTCGGCGACCGCCGCGGCGCTCCTCAACACCCTGATCGACCAGCGCCGAACGGACCACTGA
- a CDS encoding UBP-type zinc finger domain-containing protein — protein MSVCPHVPDLPRPEPAPLGETCPECLAAGTHPVQLRLCLSCGHVGCCDSSPGRHATGHFEETGHPVMRSFEPGENWRWCFVDGSIV, from the coding sequence ATGAGTGTGTGCCCGCATGTACCGGACCTGCCGCGCCCCGAGCCCGCGCCCCTCGGTGAGACCTGTCCCGAGTGCCTGGCGGCCGGCACCCATCCCGTGCAGCTGCGGCTGTGCCTGAGCTGCGGCCACGTCGGCTGCTGCGATTCGTCGCCCGGACGGCACGCGACGGGGCACTTCGAGGAGACCGGCCACCCGGTGATGCGGAGCTTCGAACCGGGCGAGAACTGGCGTTGGTGCTTTGTCGACGGTTCGATCGTCTGA
- a CDS encoding family 2B encapsulin nanocompartment shell protein produces MSVGEEVQNAQVPPQQSLGTAAARNLATTTKSAPQMQEITSRWLLKMLPWVQVQGGTYRVNRRLSYSVGDGRVTFVQTGDRVAVIPAELGELPALRDFGDEEALAELARRCEQREIPAGQLLATAGEAADRVYLLAHGKVEKVGTGPYGDETVLGVHADGAYFGDHSLIEGDAVWEYTARAVTACTVLTLRRADVLNLAERSDSLRDHLAGLLSLPQQRTNKYGEAEIDLSAGHVGEAVVPHTYVDYDAAPREYELSVAQTVLKVHSRVADLYNQPMNQTEQQLRLTVEALRERQEHELINNREFGLLNNCDYGQRLQPHDGVPSPDDMDELLSRRRGSKLFLAHPRAIAAFGRECNKRGLVPESVDIGGHHVPAWRGVPIFPSNKIPVSDARTTSIICMRTGEAEQGVIGLQQTGIPDEIEPSLSVRFMGIDEQAIISYLVTAYYSAAVLVPDALGVLENVEVSRWR; encoded by the coding sequence ATGTCCGTTGGTGAAGAGGTTCAGAACGCGCAGGTGCCGCCGCAGCAGAGTCTCGGCACGGCGGCCGCGCGGAACCTCGCGACGACCACCAAGTCCGCTCCGCAGATGCAGGAGATCACCTCGCGGTGGCTGCTGAAGATGCTGCCGTGGGTCCAGGTGCAGGGCGGTACGTACCGGGTGAACCGCCGGCTGAGCTACTCGGTCGGGGACGGCCGGGTGACCTTCGTGCAGACCGGGGACCGGGTCGCCGTCATTCCCGCCGAGCTGGGCGAGCTGCCGGCCCTGAGGGATTTCGGGGACGAGGAGGCGCTCGCCGAGCTGGCCAGAAGGTGTGAACAGCGCGAGATTCCCGCCGGACAGCTCCTGGCCACGGCGGGCGAGGCGGCGGACCGGGTCTACCTGTTGGCGCACGGCAAGGTCGAGAAGGTCGGCACCGGCCCCTACGGGGACGAGACGGTGCTCGGCGTCCACGCGGACGGGGCCTACTTCGGGGACCACTCCCTCATCGAGGGCGACGCCGTCTGGGAGTACACCGCCCGCGCCGTCACCGCCTGCACGGTCCTGACGCTCCGGCGTGCGGACGTGCTCAACCTCGCCGAGCGGTCCGACTCGCTGCGCGACCATCTCGCCGGGCTGCTGTCCCTTCCGCAGCAGCGCACCAACAAGTACGGCGAGGCGGAGATCGACCTCTCCGCCGGCCATGTCGGCGAAGCCGTCGTCCCGCACACGTACGTGGACTACGACGCCGCGCCACGCGAGTACGAACTGAGCGTCGCCCAGACCGTCCTGAAGGTCCACAGCCGCGTCGCGGACCTCTACAACCAGCCGATGAACCAGACCGAGCAGCAGTTGCGGCTCACGGTCGAGGCGCTGCGCGAGCGCCAGGAGCACGAGCTCATCAACAACCGCGAGTTCGGCCTGCTCAACAACTGCGACTACGGCCAGCGGCTCCAGCCGCACGACGGGGTGCCCAGCCCCGACGACATGGACGAGCTGCTCTCGCGCCGCCGCGGCTCCAAGCTCTTCCTCGCCCACCCGCGCGCCATCGCCGCCTTCGGCCGCGAGTGCAACAAGCGCGGGCTGGTGCCGGAGAGCGTCGACATCGGCGGCCACCATGTGCCGGCCTGGCGCGGTGTGCCGATCTTCCCCTCCAACAAGATCCCGGTCAGCGACGCCCGCACCACGTCGATCATCTGCATGAGGACCGGCGAGGCCGAGCAGGGCGTCATCGGCCTCCAGCAGACGGGCATCCCCGACGAGATCGAGCCCAGCCTGTCCGTCCGCTTCATGGGCATCGACGAGCAGGCGATCATCTCCTACCTCGTGACGGCCTACTACTCCGCGGCGGTCCTCGTCCCGGACGCCCTCGGTGTCCTGGAGAACGTCGAGGTCAGCCGCTGGCGGTGA
- a CDS encoding DUF6304 family protein has product MTDESWAGWYRDRQGSDAVILTTDGQQLRLRIRGVDFEGGSFDALRPVAAGPAESGLFALTDGVLGDCVLEWDLPFPVMADGAERQATLSCLLSLRRPDPYLYLELRFGGAAFGSQRAETDFGSALATIQRELPPGVSLRTCIACAFSDYFPAAEPAPGRGLSGGLACFRGAKEEYRGTAGEQDVLGLWERRTGFVQEVWSCREFEPRPTEGAGTGHRGAFPLETA; this is encoded by the coding sequence ATGACAGATGAGTCGTGGGCAGGGTGGTACCGGGACCGGCAGGGATCCGACGCCGTCATCCTCACCACCGACGGGCAGCAACTCCGCCTCCGCATACGGGGGGTGGACTTCGAGGGCGGCAGCTTCGACGCCCTGCGCCCGGTGGCGGCCGGGCCGGCGGAGAGCGGGCTGTTCGCGCTGACGGACGGCGTGCTGGGTGACTGCGTCCTGGAGTGGGACCTGCCGTTCCCCGTCATGGCGGACGGCGCGGAGCGGCAGGCGACCCTCAGCTGCCTGCTGTCCCTGCGCAGGCCGGACCCGTATCTCTACCTGGAACTCCGCTTCGGCGGGGCGGCCTTCGGCTCGCAGCGGGCCGAGACCGACTTCGGGTCCGCGCTGGCCACGATCCAGCGGGAGCTGCCGCCCGGGGTCAGCCTCCGGACCTGCATAGCCTGCGCCTTCTCCGACTACTTCCCGGCCGCCGAACCGGCCCCCGGCCGCGGTCTCTCCGGTGGGCTCGCCTGCTTCCGGGGTGCCAAGGAGGAGTACCGGGGTACGGCCGGGGAGCAGGACGTGCTCGGGCTGTGGGAGCGGCGGACCGGATTCGTCCAGGAGGTCTGGAGCTGCCGGGAGTTCGAGCCCCGCCCGACCGAGGGCGCCGGCACCGGCCACCGGGGAGCCTTCCCACTCGAAACGGCCTGA
- a CDS encoding Rrf2 family transcriptional regulator, which yields MRLTRFTDVALRVLMRLAVVKHEDPPTTREVAAAMRVPYSHAAKVVARLQHLGLVEARRGRGGGLTLTEAGRTASVGGLVRELEEPGDVVDCEGSTPCPLRAACRLRGALREAQEAFYASLDPLTVAELTAAPTGPLLIGLSSGPPPLD from the coding sequence ATGCGGCTCACCCGATTCACCGACGTGGCACTGCGCGTCCTGATGCGCCTCGCCGTCGTGAAGCACGAGGACCCGCCGACCACCCGCGAAGTGGCGGCGGCCATGCGGGTGCCGTACTCGCACGCCGCCAAGGTCGTGGCCCGCCTCCAGCACCTCGGCCTGGTCGAGGCGCGACGGGGCCGCGGCGGCGGGCTCACCCTCACCGAGGCCGGGCGCACCGCCTCGGTCGGCGGGCTCGTCCGCGAGCTGGAGGAGCCCGGGGACGTCGTCGACTGCGAGGGCTCCACCCCGTGTCCGCTGCGGGCGGCCTGCCGGCTGCGCGGGGCGCTGCGCGAGGCCCAGGAGGCGTTCTACGCCTCGCTGGACCCGCTGACCGTCGCGGAGCTGACCGCCGCACCCACCGGCCCCCTGCTGATCGGCCTCAGCAGCGGCCCTCCGCCCTTGGACTGA
- a CDS encoding anti-sigma regulatory factor, translated as MSQIAGEPGNQDFVEVRLPAAGAYLSVLRTATAGLAARLDFTLDEIEDLRIAVDEACAILLQQAVPGSVLSCVFRLIDDSLEVTVAAPTTDGRAPERDTFAWTVLSALAGKVDSSVADDRTVSISLYKQRGAGPGPA; from the coding sequence GTGTCCCAGATCGCAGGCGAGCCCGGGAATCAGGACTTCGTAGAGGTCCGGCTGCCCGCTGCGGGTGCCTACCTGTCGGTGCTGCGCACGGCCACGGCCGGTCTCGCAGCACGCTTGGACTTCACTCTCGACGAGATCGAGGACCTTCGCATCGCGGTCGACGAGGCCTGCGCGATCCTGCTCCAGCAGGCCGTGCCCGGCTCCGTCCTCAGCTGCGTGTTCCGTCTCATCGACGATTCACTCGAGGTGACGGTCGCGGCCCCGACCACGGACGGCCGCGCCCCGGAGCGCGACACCTTCGCCTGGACGGTGCTCTCCGCACTGGCCGGGAAGGTCGACTCCTCGGTCGCCGACGACCGTACGGTCAGCATCAGCCTGTACAAACAGCGCGGCGCGGGACCCGGGCCGGCGTGA
- a CDS encoding pyridoxal-phosphate dependent enzyme, with protein sequence MSAPPPVSRLRPLLPSPVRQADDERFTRHGVTLLLKRDDLIHPDLPGNKWRKLAPNLAAAAGRPVLTFGGAYSNHLRATAAAGRLLGFRTIGVVRGDELAHRPLNPSLTRCAADGMRLHFVDRATYRAKTDPAVLAGLLEPYGDCVVVPEGGSNALAARGCAALGRELRGVADVAAVACGTGGTLAGLAAGLAPGQRALGIPVLRGGFLGDAVRELQREAFGGPAGDWWLDERFHCGGYARTTPALHAFAKDFEDRHGLPVERLYVAKMLHALTVLTEEGAFPPGSTVAAVITGRPDEPDGV encoded by the coding sequence ATGTCCGCCCCGCCCCCCGTATCCCGGCTGCGCCCGCTGCTCCCGTCGCCCGTGCGGCAGGCCGATGACGAGCGCTTCACCCGGCACGGTGTGACGCTGCTGCTCAAGCGCGACGACCTGATCCACCCGGACCTGCCGGGCAACAAATGGCGCAAACTCGCGCCCAATCTGGCGGCCGCCGCCGGGCGCCCCGTGCTGACCTTCGGCGGCGCGTACTCCAACCATCTGCGCGCCACCGCCGCCGCGGGACGGCTCCTCGGATTCCGCACCATCGGCGTCGTACGCGGCGACGAGCTGGCCCACCGGCCCCTCAACCCCTCGCTCACCCGGTGCGCGGCCGACGGGATGCGGCTGCACTTCGTGGACCGCGCGACGTACCGCGCCAAGACCGACCCGGCGGTCCTGGCCGGGCTGCTGGAGCCGTACGGGGACTGCGTGGTCGTCCCGGAGGGCGGCAGCAACGCCCTCGCGGCCCGGGGCTGCGCCGCGCTCGGGCGCGAACTGCGGGGCGTGGCCGATGTGGCGGCGGTGGCCTGCGGCACCGGCGGGACCCTGGCCGGGCTTGCCGCCGGACTCGCGCCCGGGCAGCGCGCCCTCGGCATCCCGGTCCTGCGCGGCGGCTTCCTGGGCGACGCGGTGCGGGAGCTCCAGCGGGAGGCGTTCGGCGGTCCGGCCGGCGACTGGTGGCTGGACGAGCGGTTCCACTGCGGCGGCTACGCCCGTACGACACCCGCCCTGCACGCCTTCGCAAAGGATTTCGAGGACCGCCACGGACTGCCCGTGGAGCGACTGTATGTGGCCAAAATGCTGCACGCGCTCACCGTGCTGACCGAGGAGGGCGCCTTCCCTCCCGGGTCCACGGTCGCGGCCGTGATCACCGGCCGCCCCGACGAGCCGGACGGCGTCTAG
- a CDS encoding FAD-binding oxidoreductase, with product MLSESSTATVRATLPAVGAAIGDIADLFYRKLFDAHPELLRDLFNRGNQASGTQRRALAGSIAAFAAQLVEQPDTRPDVMLSRIAHKHASLGVTPAQYEVVHTHLFAAIAEILGDAVTPEVAAAWDEVYWLMANALIAIEERLYAGQGVVAGDVWRAWEVVSRTEETDDVARFRIRPADGSPAPAFRPGQYVSVQVELPDGARQIRQYSLTGAPGSALRSITVKRVHGGDAPDGEVSRHLHAHVHAGDRLRVSAPYGDLVLKSEDAPLLLASAGIGCTPILSMLEHLAEAGHRAPVTVVHGDRSPADHALRTDHTALTAKLADAVAHFWYENPADGHPADRTGLVDLSGLVIPSGTHAYLCGPLPFMRSVRTQLLAKGVPASDIHYEVFGPDLWLAS from the coding sequence ATGCTCTCCGAGTCGTCGACCGCCACCGTCCGCGCCACCCTCCCCGCCGTCGGCGCGGCCATCGGGGACATCGCCGATCTCTTCTACCGCAAGCTGTTCGACGCCCACCCGGAGCTGCTGCGCGACCTGTTCAACCGCGGCAACCAGGCCTCCGGCACCCAGCGCCGGGCGCTCGCCGGCTCCATCGCCGCCTTCGCGGCCCAGCTGGTCGAGCAGCCCGACACCCGCCCGGACGTGATGCTGAGCCGGATCGCGCACAAGCACGCCTCGCTCGGTGTCACCCCGGCCCAGTACGAGGTCGTCCACACCCACCTGTTCGCCGCGATCGCCGAGATCCTGGGCGACGCGGTGACCCCCGAGGTCGCCGCCGCCTGGGACGAGGTCTACTGGCTGATGGCCAACGCCCTGATCGCCATCGAGGAGCGGCTCTACGCCGGGCAGGGCGTCGTCGCCGGTGACGTCTGGCGCGCGTGGGAGGTCGTCTCGCGCACCGAGGAGACCGACGACGTCGCCCGGTTCCGCATCCGCCCCGCCGACGGCTCGCCGGCCCCCGCCTTCCGCCCCGGCCAGTACGTCTCCGTACAGGTCGAACTCCCGGACGGCGCCCGTCAGATACGCCAGTACAGCCTGACCGGCGCGCCCGGCTCGGCGCTCCGCTCGATCACGGTCAAGCGGGTGCACGGCGGCGACGCCCCCGACGGCGAGGTCTCCCGCCACCTGCACGCCCATGTCCACGCCGGTGACCGGCTCCGGGTCTCCGCTCCGTACGGCGACCTCGTACTGAAGTCCGAGGACGCCCCGCTGCTCCTCGCCTCCGCGGGCATCGGCTGCACCCCGATCCTGTCGATGCTGGAGCACCTCGCCGAGGCCGGGCACCGCGCCCCGGTCACCGTCGTGCACGGCGACCGCTCCCCCGCCGACCACGCGCTGCGCACCGACCACACGGCGCTCACCGCCAAGCTCGCCGACGCGGTGGCCCACTTCTGGTACGAGAACCCGGCGGACGGCCACCCCGCCGACCGCACCGGGCTCGTCGACCTGAGCGGTCTCGTCATCCCCTCGGGCACCCACGCCTACCTCTGCGGCCCGCTGCCCTTCATGCGGTCGGTGCGCACCCAGCTCCTCGCCAAGGGCGTCCCGGCCTCCGACATCCACTACGAGGTGTTCGGCCCGGACCTGTGGCTCGCCTCCTGA
- a CDS encoding N-acetylmuramoyl-L-alanine amidase, translating to MSSPMSASAFLAALKKEGLTVVEVGDWRSHNRNHKGPWGPVNGVMIHHSVTKGTDATVKMCRDGHPDLPGPLCHGVIAKDGRVHLVGYGRTNHAGMGDDDVLRAVVAEKKRLPHDNEANTDGNRHFYGFECENLGDGEDPWPDAQLEAIEKVSAAVCRHHGWTARSVIGHREWQPGKVDPKGFSMNDMRDRIHDRLK from the coding sequence ATGTCCTCACCCATGTCCGCGAGCGCGTTCCTCGCCGCCCTCAAGAAGGAAGGGCTCACCGTCGTCGAGGTCGGCGACTGGCGCAGCCACAACCGGAACCACAAGGGCCCCTGGGGCCCGGTCAACGGGGTGATGATCCACCACTCCGTCACCAAGGGGACCGACGCCACCGTGAAGATGTGCCGCGACGGCCACCCCGACCTGCCGGGGCCGCTGTGCCACGGCGTCATCGCCAAGGACGGCCGGGTCCACCTGGTCGGCTACGGCAGGACCAACCACGCGGGCATGGGCGACGACGACGTCCTGCGCGCCGTCGTCGCGGAGAAGAAGCGCCTGCCGCACGACAACGAGGCCAACACCGACGGCAACCGGCACTTCTACGGCTTCGAGTGCGAGAACCTCGGCGACGGCGAGGATCCCTGGCCCGACGCCCAGCTCGAAGCCATCGAGAAGGTCTCGGCGGCCGTCTGCCGGCACCACGGCTGGACCGCCCGTTCGGTCATCGGGCACCGTGAGTGGCAGCCCGGCAAGGTGGACCCGAAGGGCTTCTCGATGAACGACATGCGCGACCGCATCCACGACCGCCTCAAATGA
- a CDS encoding RNA polymerase sigma factor SigF codes for MRDETIRPGVVRAAGIPEQQALPHPVDGADLPRAVDGVDGPAGITVAVEQSQAERAGQMSEHGHHDPNDRSGARALFIELGKLPDGSPERAELRNRLVRMHLPLVEHLARRFRNRGEPLDDLTQVATIGLIKSVDRFDPERGVEFSTYATPTVVGEIKRHFRDKGWAVRVPRRLQELRLSLTSATAELSQLHGRSPTVHELAERLGISEEEVLEGLESANAYSTLSLDVPDTDDESPAVADTLGSEDEALEGVEYRESLKPLLEDLPPREKRILLLRFFGNMTQSQIAQEVGISQMHVSRLLARTLAQLRERLLVEE; via the coding sequence GTGCGGGACGAGACGATCCGACCAGGGGTGGTGCGTGCGGCAGGCATCCCGGAACAGCAGGCCCTGCCTCATCCGGTGGACGGGGCGGACCTGCCCCGTGCGGTGGACGGGGTGGACGGGCCCGCCGGCATTACGGTCGCGGTGGAGCAGTCGCAGGCGGAGCGGGCAGGCCAGATGAGCGAGCACGGGCACCACGATCCAAACGACCGCAGCGGGGCGCGGGCGTTGTTCATCGAGCTGGGCAAGCTCCCCGACGGTTCGCCGGAGCGGGCGGAGCTGCGCAACCGGCTGGTGCGGATGCATCTGCCCCTGGTGGAGCACCTGGCGCGCCGCTTCCGCAACCGCGGGGAGCCGCTGGACGACCTGACCCAGGTCGCCACGATCGGGCTGATCAAGTCCGTCGACCGGTTCGACCCGGAGCGGGGCGTCGAGTTCTCGACCTACGCGACGCCCACGGTCGTCGGGGAGATCAAGCGGCACTTCCGCGACAAGGGCTGGGCGGTACGGGTGCCGCGCCGTCTCCAGGAGCTGCGGCTCTCGCTGACCTCGGCGACGGCGGAGCTCTCCCAGCTGCACGGCCGGTCGCCCACGGTGCACGAGCTGGCGGAGCGGCTGGGGATCTCCGAGGAGGAGGTCCTGGAGGGCCTGGAGTCGGCCAACGCGTACAGCACGCTCTCGCTGGACGTGCCGGACACGGACGACGAGTCGCCGGCCGTGGCGGACACGCTGGGCTCCGAGGACGAGGCGCTGGAGGGCGTCGAGTACCGGGAGTCGCTGAAGCCGCTCCTTGAGGACCTGCCGCCACGAGAGAAGCGGATCCTGCTGCTCCGGTTCTTCGGGAACATGACCCAGTCGCAGATCGCGCAGGAGGTCGGCATCTCGCAGATGCACGTCTCGCGGCTGCTGGCCCGCACGCTGGCGCAGCTGCGCGAGCGGCTGCTCGTCGAGGAGTAG